From Alloacidobacterium dinghuense:
GCACGACATCAACCTGAACATTCCGGCAAATCAAGCCACGGCGCTCATCGGCCCTTCCGGTTGCGGCAAGTCCACCTTCGTGCGCTGCATCAACCGCATGCATGAGACGAACCCCATCGCAAGAGCCGCCGGTACCATCCGCATTGGCGACCTCGACATCTATAACGACGTCTCGCCAGTCGAGGTCCGCCGCCGCATCGGCATGGTCTTCCAGCGCCCCAATCCATTTCCCACCATGTCCATTTACGACAATGTAGCCTCTGGCCTGCGTTTAAATGGCTACCGCAATCGTCGAGTACTCGATGAAGTAGTGGAGCGCTCGCTGAAGCAGGCTGCACTTTTTGACGAAGTCAAAGACGATTTGAAGAAGAAATCCGGTGCCAGCCTCTCCGGTGGACAGCAACAGCGCCTCTGCATCGCCCGCGCCCTTGCTGTCGATCCCGAAGTCCTGCTCATGGATGAGCCGGCTTCAGCACTCGATCCTGTTTCAACGGCGAAAATTGAAGACTTGATTTTCCAGCTCAAATCGCAGTACACCATCGTCATCGTGACCCACAACATGCAGCAGGCCGCGCGTGTGGCCGAGCGCACTGGTTTCTTTTTGAACGGCAGACTTGTTGAGTTTGATTCGACTCACAAGATTTTCACAAATCCCGGGGACAAGAGGACGGAAGATTACATTACGGGTAGATTTGGATGATGCGTCTTCGTTTTCACAAGAGCCTTGATGATCTCAAAGAAAAACTGCTGATCGTAGCCGGCATGGCCGAGCAGG
This genomic window contains:
- the pstB gene encoding phosphate ABC transporter ATP-binding protein PstB, which encodes MSVGIQVSQFNAWYGTNHALHDINLNIPANQATALIGPSGCGKSTFVRCINRMHETNPIARAAGTIRIGDLDIYNDVSPVEVRRRIGMVFQRPNPFPTMSIYDNVASGLRLNGYRNRRVLDEVVERSLKQAALFDEVKDDLKKKSGASLSGGQQQRLCIARALAVDPEVLLMDEPASALDPVSTAKIEDLIFQLKSQYTIVIVTHNMQQAARVAERTGFFLNGRLVEFDSTHKIFTNPGDKRTEDYITGRFG